In Macadamia integrifolia cultivar HAES 741 chromosome 5, SCU_Mint_v3, whole genome shotgun sequence, a single window of DNA contains:
- the LOC122080182 gene encoding probable inorganic phosphate transporter 1-8 produces MARQQLQVLSALDGAKTQLYHFTAIVIAGMGFFTDAYDLFCISVVTKLLGRIYYYQPGSPTPGTLPVNVNAAVTGVALCGTLAGQLFFGWLGDKMGRKRVYGVTLLLMVVSSIASGLSFGSTAQSVMATLCFFRFWLGFGVGGDYPLSATIMSEYANKKTRGSFIAAVFAMQGFGILAGGIVGLIVSSAFEAKYPALPYNLDPAGSTVASSDYVWRIILMVGGIPAALTYYWRMKMPETARYTALVARNAKKAAADMATILQVEIEAEQDKVERMSQEPVNNYGLFSIEFARRHGLHLVGTSTTWFLLDIVFYSQSLYQKDIFTAVKWLPSANNMSALQELYMISRAQTIIALCGTIPGYWFTVAFIDHMGRRTIQLMGFFFMTAFMFGLAIPYPYWPAHQAGFVVMYAFTFFFANFGPNSTTFVVPAEIFPARVRTTCHGISAATGKAGAIVGAFGFVYLSVQTSLIVLGAIDFLGFLFTFLIPETKGKSIEEISGEVQPEDGTNEQIQLSGVDDKNVPV; encoded by the coding sequence ATGGCTAGGCAGCAATTACAAGTTCTCAGCGCACTTGATGGAGCCAAGACCCAACTCTACCACTTCACAGCGATTGTAATCGCTGGTATGGGTTTCTTTACCGATGCCTACGATCTCTTCTGCATATCCGTCGTCACCAAGCTGCTCGGTCGCATTTACTATTACCAACCTGGCTCACCCACTCCTGGTACGTTGCCCGTAAATGTAAACGCTGCTGTCACCGGTGTGGCTTTGTGCGGCACCCTCGCCGGCCAGCTCTTCTTCGGCTGGCTCGGAGACAAGATGGGTCGAAAGCGTGTGTATGGTGTCACACTTTTGCTTATGGTTGTCTCCTCCATTGCCTCTGGTCTCTCCTTTGGCAGCACTGCCCAAAGTGTCATGGCCACCTTATGTTTCTTCAGGTTTTGGTTAGGATTTGGCGTTGGTGGGGACTACCCATTATCAGCAACCATTATGTCCGAGTACGCAAACAAGAAGACCCGAGGTTCCTTCATCGCTGCTGTCTTTGCCATGCAAGGGTTTGGGATCTTGGCTGGTGGGATAGTTGGTCTTATTGTTTCTTCAGCATTCGAGGCCAAATATCCTGCTCTCCCTTACAACCTTGACCCCGCCGGCTCCACCGTGGCTTCCTCCGACTACGTCTGGCGTATAATCTTGATGGTTGGTGGTATACCCGCAGCACTCACTTATTATTGGCGTATGAAGATGCCTGAGACTGCTCGTTACACCGCCCTTGTCGCTCGGAATGCGAAGAAAGCCGCCGCAGATATGGCAACTATCTTGCAGGTTGAGATAGAAGCAGAGCAAGACAAAGTGGAGAGGATGTCACAGGAGCCCGTCAACAATTACGGATTGTTCTCCATAGAGTTCGCTCGTCGCCATGGGCTTCACTTGGTTGGAACAAGCACAACATGGTTTCTACTTGATATTGTATTTTATAGTCAGAGTCTATACCAGAAGGACATCTTCACAGCAGTTAAATGGCTACCTTCTGCTAATAACATGAGTGCACTTCAAGAGCTTTACATGATTTCCAGGGCACAAACCATCATAGCCCTTTGTGGTACCATTCCTGGATACTGGTTTACAGTGGCCTTCATCGACCATATGGGGAGGCGCACAATTCAATTGATGGGTTTCTTCTTCATGACAGCTTTCATGTTTGGGCTTGCCATTCCTTACCCTTATTGGCCAGCACACCAAGCTGGATTTGTAGTCATGTATGCCTTCACCTTCTTCTTTGCCAATTTCGGGCCTAACTCCACAACCTTTGTGGTGCCAGCAGAAATATTCCCAGCTAGGGTCAGGACGACTTGCCATGGTATATCAGCAGCAACAGGGAAGGCCGGGGCAATTGTCGGAGCGTTTGGGTTCGTGTATCTCAGTGTGCAGACTTCCTTGATTGTGCTTGGTGCGATCGACTTCTTGGGCTTCTTGTTTACGTTCTTGATTCCCGAGACCAAAGGCAAATCCATTGAAGAAATATCCGGTGAAGTCCAGCCAGAAGATGGAACCAATGAGCAGATACAGCTTTCAGGTGTCGACGACAAGAATGTTCCtgtttaa